One segment of Ipomoea triloba cultivar NCNSP0323 chromosome 12, ASM357664v1 DNA contains the following:
- the LOC116000083 gene encoding cytochrome P450 CYP736A12-like — MNTSWFWIALAVFAAVSIFLKKKSKRLPPGPKAVPILGHLHLIGKDPHHDFQKLSKIYGPIMYLRFGFVDNIIVSSPQAAQQFLKTHDLNFASRPPQEAPKYISYDQKDLAWSEYGPYWRNMRKLCTLELLSNLKIASFQSMRREELCLLVESFKQAALDGAAVDLSSKVSSMSSNMSCRMVFGKRYEDKDLGDKGFKAVIDEIQYLAAVPNLGDYFPYLGKLDFQGLTRRMKAVAKLCDDFFEKIIDEREQAENNGDTKGTKDFVDTMLEIMKSGETPFEFTREHVKSTMLDMLVTSMDTSSSVIDWTMSELLRHPKIMEKVKEEIERHVGSNRMVEEEDLESLEYLAMVIKESLRIHPVAPLLLPHAAIEDCVIDGFHIPKKARIWVNYWAIGRDPNVWSDPEKFTPERFKGSQIDYRGRDFEFIPFGSGRRSCPGLQLGVTVVRLVVANLVHYFDWNLPNGMLPDDLDMTEELGAVVRRAKNLIAVPTYRLNV; from the exons ATGAATACATCATGGTTTTGGATAGCCCTTGCAGTGTTCGCAGCGGTTTCTATCTTTCTGAAGAAGAAGAGTAAAAGGTTGCCGCCCGGTCCCAAAGCGGTGCCGATATTAGGGCACCTCCATTTGATTGGAAAAGATCCCCACCATGATTTCCAAAAGCTATCCAAAATCTACGGTCCTATTATGTATTTACGCTTCGGGTTTGTCGACAACATCATCGTATCGTCCCCTCAAGCCGCCCAGCAGTTTCTCAAAACACACGACCTCAACTTCGCCTCCCGACCACCTCAAGAAGCCCCCAAGTACATCTCCTACGACCAGAAAGATTTGGCGTGGAGCGAATACGGTCCGTATTGGCGCAACATGCGAAAGCTCTGCACTTTGGAGCTCCTCAGCAATCTAAAGATCGCTTCTTTTCAATCCATGAGAAGAGAGGAATTGTGTCTTCTCGTGGAATCATTCAAGCAGGCGGCTTTGGATGGGGCGGCTGTTGATTTGAGCTCCAAGGTTTCTTCCATGAGTTCCAACATGAGTTGTCGGATGGTTTTTGGGAAGAGGTACGAGGATAAAGACCTCGGCGACAAGGGGTTTAAGGCTGTGATAGATGAAATTCAGTATTTGGCTGCTGTCCCTAATCTTGGGGATTATTTCCCATATCTTGGTAAGCTTGATTTCCAGGGTTTGACTCGAAGGATGAAGGCCGTTGCCAAGCTTTGTGATGacttttttgagaaaatcattgATGAACGCGAACAAGCTGAAAACAATGGCGACACAAAAGGCACCAAGGATTTTGTTGATACCATGTTGGAGATTATGAAATCTGGAGAAACTCCTTTTGAATTTACTCGCGAGCATGTCAAGTCCACTATGCTA GATATGCTTGTAACTTCGATGGACACATCATCTTCTGTGATAGATTGGACAATGTCTGAACTTCTTAGACATCCGAAAATCATGGAGAAAGTCAAGGAAGAAATCGAGAGACATGTAGGGTCTAATAGGATGGTGGAAGAGGAGGACTTGGAGAGCTTGGAATACTTAGCAATGGTGATAAAAGAATCATTAAGGATTCATCCGGTTGCACCACTACTTCTCCCTCATGCAGCGATTGAAGATTGTGTAATTGATGGCTTTCACATACCCAAAAAAGCAAGAATTTGGGTAAACTATTGGGCAATTGGGCGTGATCCAAATGTATGGAGTGATCCAGAGAAGTTCACTCCCGAAAGGTTTAAGGGAAGTCAAATTGACTATAGAGGTCGTGATTTTGAGTTTATTCCATTTGGATCGGGGAGGAGAAGTTGTCCGGGTTTGCAGCTCGGCGTAACAGTGGTTCGACTAGTGGTGGCAAACCTAGTTCATTACTTTGATTGGAATCTTCCAAATGGGATGCTACCCGATGATTTAGACATGACTGAGGAACTAGGTGCTGTGGTGAGACGAGCTAAGAATTTAATAGCGGTTCCTACCTATCGATTAAATGTTTAG
- the LOC115999904 gene encoding uncharacterized protein LOC115999904, translating to MADIAILVAEEYERRIKNARKLGSSEGEVIELLSVFKGQKLEGSSSSLVKVKLSGGEEKRLEVMMMKKKNKVLQPHFEVGVAARNGFFSA from the coding sequence ATGGCGGACATAGCTATCCTGGTGGCGGAGGAATATGAGAGGAGGATCAAGAATGCAAGAAAACTGGGCAGCAGTGAGGGTGAAGTGATTGAGTTGCTGTCAGTGTTTAAGGGTCAGAAACTTGAAGGCTCATCTTCCTCTTTGGTGAAGGTGAAGCTCAGTGGTGGAGAGGAGAAGAGGCTGgaggtgatgatgatgaagaagaagaacaaggtTTTGCAGCCTCATTTTGAGGTTGGTGTTGCAGCCAGAAATGGATTCTTCTCTGCTTAA
- the LOC116000074 gene encoding E3 ubiquitin-protein ligase RNF181-like: protein MATLSQILAQIYTMTLLFFTILVLELVILLRSISGAVYDSGDRPLTTTQYLKLIEEKIPATVYDAAAEAAPECTVCLSAFEEGEAIRKLKCKHVFHKDCLDTWLQQCAATCPLCRRKLLPEEVVLRYRQRRNPPEYEGSDEELVYLLSALHGNYLRRFM, encoded by the coding sequence ATGGCAACTCTATCTCAAATTTTGGCACAAATATACACCATGACCTTACTCTTCTTCACCATTCTAGTTCTTGAACTAGTAATCCTTCTCCGTTCAATCTCCGGCGCCGTCTACGACTCCGGCGACCGCCCCCTCACCACCACGCAGTACCTGAAACTCATCGAGGAAAAGATTCCGGCCACCGTGTACGACgcggcggcggaggcggcgCCGGAGTGCACGGTTTGCTTGTCGGCGTTTGAGGAGGGGGAGGCGATTAGGAAGCTGAAATGCAAGCACGTGTTTCACAAGGATTGCCTTGACACGTGGCTGCAGCAGTGCGCTGCCACGTGTCCGCTCTGCCGGAGAAAGCTCCTGCCGGAGGAGGTGGTTTTGCGGTACCGACAGCGCCGGAACCCGCCGGAGTACGAAGGAAGCGATGAGGAGCTTGTCTACTTATTATCCGCATTGCACGGTAATTACTTGCGCAGATTCATGTGA